From the genome of Mycobacteriales bacterium:
CGCGGCGGCACCGAACCGGCGGATGTCGCGGACCTTGGGAAGGACCACGCCGAGCACGGCGGCCTGCCGCGCCCGGCGGGCCGATGCGTAGCCGAAGCCGGTCGCGACCAGGGCCTGGGCCAGGTCGTCCTGTGCCGAGCAGCGCAGCGGCCGGCCGTTACAGCTGGCCCCGCCGCCGAGGCATGCCGCGAACAGCTCGTCCGACTCGGGGGCGTAGACGACGCCGGCCACCACCCGCCCATCGATTTCCGCGGCGATCGAAACCGCATATTGCGGGATCCGGTAGAGATAGTTCACGGTCCCGTCCAGCGGGTCGACCAGCCAGCGCACCGGGCTGTCCCCCGCGGCGGCACCGCTCTCCTCCGCGAGCACGGCGTCGTCCGGCCGGTCGGCCCGGATCCGGTCCAGGATGAGCCGCTCGGCCGCCGTATCCATCACGGTCACGACATCGGTTGGTGATGACTTCGTTCCGACCGCCAGATCGACCGGCCGGTCGCGGAGCAGCGCACCGGCGGCGCGAGCGACGTTGCCCGCCAGCTCGAGCAGGTCCGCAGGGTCCGGCCCGACCACCGGGGTCAGCCGTTGCGGTGGCGTCGGCGCATGACGAGCGCCGTAACCATACCCAGTCCGACGGCGGGTAACGCCCCCCAGCGCAGCCAGCGGGTGAACGGCCCAGCCGGCGGGGTCGTCGCGGCCGGCTCCGGCAGCTCGACCGCCTGGACCGGACCTGGAGCCGGAACGGGCAGCGGGTGATCCGGCTCGGGCAGCGGGTGATCGGGCTCGGGTGGCGGCGCAACCGGCCCGGCCGGCGTGCCCCCCGGCCGTTTGATCGGGCTGGGGCCGTCACCACCGGCTGCCGTGACCGGAGCGCGCCGGTCCCGCCGGGAGATCTTGGTACCGAGGAACACCAGCGGGTCGTACTTGCGGTCGACCACGCGCTCCTTCAGCGGGATGATCGCGTTGTCAGTGATCTTGATGTGTTCGGGGCAGACCTCGGTGCAGCATTTCGTGATGTTGCACATCCCGAGGCCCATCTGGTCCTGCAATAGAGCGCGCCGGTCGCTCGTGTCCAGGGGGTGCATCTCGAGTTCGGCGTATTTGATGAACATCCGTGGCCCGGCGAACGCCGGTTTGTTCTCCTCGTGGTCCCGGATGACGTGGCACGTGTCCTGGCACAGGAAACATTCGATGCACTTATGGAACTCCTGGCCGCGCTCGACGTCGACCTGCGCCATCCGGTAGTTCCCGTCCGCATCCCGCGGTCGCGGTGCGAAGGCCGGCACCCGGCGAGCCATCTCGTAGTTGAACGACACGTCCGTGACGAGGTCCCGGATGATCGGGAAGGTGCGCAACGGGGTGATGGTCAGCGTCTCCCCCGCCGCGAACGTGTTGAGCCGGGTCATGCACATGAGGCGCGGGATCCCGTTGACCTCGGCGCTGCAGGATCCGCACTTGCCCGCCTTGCAGTTCCACCGGACCGCGAGGTCGCCGGCCTGGGTGGCCTGCAACCGGTGGATCGCATCGAGAACGACCTCGCCCTCCTCGACCGGGACGGTGAAATCCACGAAGTCGCCACCGGCACCGTCGCCGCGCCAGACCCGCAGGGACAGGTCGTAGGCGGCCATCAGGCGTTCTCCTCGAACAGTTCCCGCAGCTCGGCAGGCATCGTCGGCAGCGGCTGCCGGCTCAGCTGGACCGTGCCGTTGGCAGCGGTGACCACCAGGTTGATCTTTCCCCAGTCGGGGTCGGTCCGCGGGTGGTCATCGCGGGTGTGGCCACCGCGGCTCTCCTGCCGCTCGAGTGCCGCCCGCGCGATGCACTCGGACACGGTGAGCATCGAGCGGAGGTCCAGCGCCAGATGCCAGCCCGGGTTGTACTGGCGGTGACCCTCGACACAGACCTGCCGGGCGCGCTCCTTGAGCCGCTGGATCTCCTCGAGGGCCTGCTCGAGCTCGTCGCCGCGGCGGACGATGCCGACGAGGGCCTGCATCGTCTGCTGAAGGTCCTTGTGGACTGAGTAGGGGTTCTCACCGCCGGTCTGGGAGAACGGCGCCACGGCGTCGACGGCGGCCTCGTCCACGACGTCTTCGGACACCCTCGGCCGGTCGGGCAGCTCCCGCGCGTATTCCGCGGCATGTTCCCCGGACCGCCGGCCGAACACGAGCAGGTCGCTCAGTGAGTTGCCGCCGAGCCGGTTCGAGCCATGCATGCCGCCGGAGACCTCGCCCACCGCGAAGAGGCCGGGCACGATCGCGGCCTGGGTATCGGCGTCGACCTCTACGCCGCCCATTACGTAGTGGCAGGTCGGCCCGACCTCCATCGGCTCCTTCGTGATGTCGACGTCGGCGAGCTCTTTGAACTGGTGGTACATCGACGGCAGCCGGCGCAGGATGTCCGGGGCGCTGCGCCGGGTGGCGATATCGAGGAACACGCCGCCGTGCGGCGATCCCCGGCCGGCCTTGATCTCGGAGTTGATGGCGCGGGCGACCTCGTCCCGAGGCAGGAGCTCCGGCGGGCGGCGATTGTTGATGTGGTCGGCGTACCAACGGTCCGCCTCGGCCTCGTTGTCCGCGGTCTCCTCTTTGAAGAACTCCGGGATGTAGTCGAACATGAAGCGCTGGCCTTCGGAGTTGCGCAGGACGCCGCCCTCACCGCGGACGGACTCGGTGATCAGGATTCCCTTCACCGACGGTGGCCAGACCATCCCGGTGGGATGGAACTGCACGAACTCCATGTTGATCAGCGAACCCCCCGCCCAGAGGGCGAGCGAGTGACCGTCGCCGGTGTACTCCCAGGAGTTCGAGGTGATCTGGAAGGACTTCCCGATCCCGCCGGTAGCCAAGATGACGGCCGGGGCCCGGAAGACGATGAACCGACCGCTCTCCCGCCAGTAACCGAAGGCGCCCGAGATCCGGTCGCCGTCTTTGAGCAGCTGGGTGACCGTGCACTCCATGAATACGTCGATCCCGAGTGCGAGCACGCGGTTCTGTAGGGTGCGGATCATTTCGAGACCGGTGCGGTCACCGACGTGGGCGAGCCGGGCGTAGCGATGGCCGCCGAAGTCGCGCTGGCTGATCAGGCCTTCCGGGGTCCGGTCGAACAGCGCCCCCCACTCCTCCAGCTCCCAGACCCGGGCCGGCGCCTCCTGAGCGTGCAGCTGGGCCATCCGCCAGTTGTTGAGCATCTTGCCGCCGCGCATGGTGTCCCGGAAGTGGACCTGCCAGTTGTCCTCCGACCAGACGTTGCCCATGGCTGCGGCGATCCCGCCTTCGGCCATGACCGTATGCGCCTTGCCGAGCAGAGACTTGCAGACGACCGCGGTGCGGGCACCCGCCTCGTGCGCCGCGATCGCCGCCCGCAGGCCCGACCCACCAGCTCCGACGACCACGACGTCGTAGTCGTGGCTCTCGTGGTCGGACATCAGAACAGCCTCGGGTCGTGCGAGAGCAGCCCACTGGCGAGCAGCCGGATATACAGGTCGGAGACCGCAACCCAGACCAGGCTGAGCCAGGCGAACTGCATGTGGCGGGCATTGAGCCTCGAGGCGAGCATCCAGTACCGGTAGCGCAATGGGTGGCGGGAAAAATGGTTGAGCCGACCACCGAGGATGTGTCGGCAGGAATGACAGCTCAGCGTGTAGACCCAGATGCAGATCGCGTTGACGACGAGGACCAGGGTGCCGACGCTCAGGTAGCCCCAACCCCCCGGCCCGTGGAACGCGTCGACCGCATCCCAGGTCAAGATTCCGGCGAAGAGCAGGGCGATGTAGAACCAATACCGGTGGCTGTTCTGCAGGATCAGCGGGAATCGGCGCTCACCGGTGTACCGCGCATGCGGCTCCGCCACCGCGCAGGCCGGTGGCGACTGCCAGAACGACCGATAGTAGGCCTTGCGGTAGTAGTAGCAGGTCAGCCGGAAGCCGAGCGGGAACAGCAGGATTAGCAGCGCCGGCGACCACGGGAACGCGAACCAATGCAGGCCGCCGCTGGCCGTGCAGCTGCGCGAGGACAGGCACGGCGAGTAGAACGGCGAGAGCAGCGGGGCGCCCCGCCCGTGGTCGTTGTAGAAGTAGTCCCGGCCCGCGAAGGCCGCGTAGGTCGAGTACCCGACGAATGCGCCGAGTACCACGACGGTCACGAGCGGCGCCCCCCACCAGCGGTCCCGGCGCAGGGTGCGGGCGTCGATCGCGGCCCGCCGGCCGGGAAGCGTCTGCGTTGCCATCGACAGCTAGCCGTCCCTTCGTCGCGACGCGGCGACCACCGGGGCGGCGGCGCCTACAGGTAGGGGTACTGGATGCCGAGCGTATCGGTGAGGGTCCGATGCGGGCCCTCCGGGTGAATGAGCCGGGCGAGGAGGAATGACCCCCGGGCAACGGGGAATGCCGTCAGTGTGAGGCAACGCACCCGACACGCGGGGCGCCTGCGGAACTTCGAGCCCTCGGAGGGTGTTGGATAGTTGTGATGACACCCTCGACCTTGCACCCCGACCCGACGGCCCTCAGCCCGGCCGATCGCTGTGACCGGTGCGGAGCCCGCGCCTACGTGCGGGCCGTGCTCCCGGGCGGTGGCGAGCTCCTGTTCTGTGCCCACCACGGTCGGCGGTTCGCCGACCGGCTCCGCGAGGTCGCGCTCACGCTCCAGGACGAGACCGGGGCCCTGACCGAGGCACCGTCCGCCAACTGACCGACTGGCACCTACCGCAAGGCCTCCGACCCGCCGACTGGCGCCAGCGAGGCGCGCGCGGCGTACCGGCCCGCGCTGTGCTCGACGTCGAGGGGTAGCCCGAAGCAGGCGGACAGCGCCGGGCCCGTGAGCACGTGCTCGATCGGCCCGGCGGCAACCACCGAACCCGCCCGAAGCAGCAACGCATGGCTCATCCCGACTGGGATGTCCTCGACGTGGTGGGTGACCAGCACCAGGGCCGGCGCCGCTGGATCGAGGGCGAGCCGGGTGAGCCATCGCAGCAGGGCCTCGCGACCCGCCAGATCGAGCCCCGCGGCCGGCTCGTCCAGCAACATAAGTTCCGGGTCGGGCATCAGCGCCCTGGCGATCTGCACCCGTTGCTGCTCGCCCGCGGACAGGCTGCCGTACCGCCGCTCGGCGAAACCCCGGCAGCCGAGGAGGGCGAGCAGCGCGCGAGCCCTGCCGTCGTCGACGGCGTCGTAAGGCTCGTCGCCCCGGGCCACCCCGGCGTAGGCCGCGGACATCACCGTGTCGACCACGAGCTCCGCGCCCGGCAGCCGGCTGCCCAAGGCTGGGCTGCACCAGCCGACCTTGGGCAGCAGCAGGTCCAGATCCGCGTCGGCGACCGCCTCGCCGAACAGGCTGACCCGGCCGCTGGTGGCCGAGGTCGCAGCCGCAGCTACCTCGAGCAGCGTGGTCTTGCCAGCCCCGTTCGGGCCCAGAACAACCCAGCGTTGGCCGGCCCGGACCGTCCAGTCGACGTCTCGCAGCAGCGTCGCATCGCCTCGCTCGACACGCACCGCCGCGAGAGACAGCAGCGGGTCGGCCGGGGCATCGACGGCCAAGCTGCTCATCCTTCGAGGTTAGGCCAGCCGGAGCCGGACCCCGGGGGAACACGCCGGGCCGCAGCGAGCATCGCCGGGAGAGAACTTTCCGGCGTCGGGTGGAAGTCGAGGTAGTAGCTGCCGACGCTATGGAAGTCCGCGGGCGTCAGGGGGCAAACCACCTCGTCCACGAATCTGGCGAGATCGACTGCTGCCCCGGCGGGAGCGACCGGGAAGGCGGCGACCAGCCGCGCGGGCCGCAGCCGGCGGGCCGCCACTGCGGCCGCGCGCATCGACGCGCCGGTGGCCACGCCGTCGTCCACCAGGATTGCGACCTGGCGGGCAAGATCCAGCGGTGGGCGGTCCCCGCGGTAGGCCTGCTCCTGGGCGGCGAGCTCGATCTGAGCCGCCGCGACCAGCCGGTCGACGTCGGCGGGGCTGAGCCCGGCAGCCCGGACCACCCGCTCGTTGACGACGATCACCCCCGCGCTGGCGACGGCGCCGAGCGCCAGTTCGGGCTGATCCGGGTGGCCGACCTTGCGGACGACGAAGGCGTCGAGCCGGGCGCCGAGCACTTCGGCCACGACGGCCGCCACCGGGACGCCGCCCCGGGGCAGCCCGAGGACTACGACGTCGTCTCGGCCGGCGTAGCCGTGCAGCGCGGCCGCGAGGGCGTGGCCGGCGTCCGCCCGGTCGGCGTAGGTCACCGGCGGCGGCGGCGCCGGCGGAGCAGGAGGAGCAGGGCGAGCAGGGCGACGCCGACCGGAGCCAGCCGCGCGGTGAGCGCGGGGCCGGCGTCGCGTTCGGCCAGCGGCCCGAAGTCCTGGATCGGTGGGGCCGGGGCCGGGGCCGGGGCCGGGGCCGGGGCCGGGGCCGGGGCCGGGGCCGGCGGTCCCTGTGCCGCCGGAGGCTGCGACGGCCCGGCCGGAGCGCCGGTCAACCGCGCGGACAGCTCCTGTGCGAACTGGCCGACCAGCCTGCGCCCGACCTTGTCGAACACCCCCTGACCGAACTGCTCCGACCGGCCGGTCACCGCGAGGTCGGTCAGCACTTCGACCCGAGTGCCGGAGGCCTCCGGATTCAGGGTCAGCCGGACCGTGGCCGACGCCACCCCGCCGCCGCGGGTCTCCTTGCCAGTGGCTTCGACGAGGATGCGCTGCCCTTCCGGGTCGACCTCGGCGTAGCGTGCCTCTCCCCGGTAGGTGACCTGCACCGGGCCGACCTTGACCCGGAACTTGCCCCTGACAGTGTCGGCGGCCACGGAATCCACGGTCGCCCCGGGGACGCACCGCCCGGCCACATCGGCGTCGAGCAGCGCGCGGCGTGCGGCTTCCACCGGTACGGGCAGCGTGAACACGTGCTCGAACTGCATGGTCAACTCCCTGCTCCCCTCGGTGGTCTACTCATCCCACGTCCGAGGAGTGGCCGGGGAAGACGTGCAGCGACGGGTCGATGTCCGGCGCGGCGTTGTTCACCGCGGTGGCGGCCTCGCCGAAACCGACCGCGATCAGCTTGACCTTGCCGGGGTAGACCGCGATGTCCCCGGCCGCGAACACCCGAGGCAAGTTGGTCCGCATCGCCGTGTCGACCACGATGTGGCGCTTCTCCTGGTTCAGCCCCCAGCGGGTCATCGGCCCCAGGTCCGCGGTGAAGCCGAGCGCAGCGACGACCGACTGCACGTCGAGCGTCCGGTGCTCGTCGGTCAGATTGCTCAGGATCTCCACCGCGGTGATCGAGTCGGTCCCGTGGATCCGCGCGACCTCGTGGTTGGTAAGCACGGTGCAGCGGGACGCGAGCACCTTCGCGACCGTGCTCTCGTGGGCCCGGAACTTGTCCCGGCGATGGATCAGGGTCACCGAGCGGGCCAGCGGCTCGAGGCTCTGCGCCCAGTCGAAGGCGGAATCGCCGCCGCCGACGATGAGCACGTCGAGGCCGGCCAGCTCGTCGAGCTTGGGGACGAAGTAGCGCAGCCCGCGCCCCTCGAAGCCGTCCCCATCCGGCAGCGGCCGGGGGGTGAAGGTGCCGATCCCTCCGGTGATGAGCACCGCCTTGGCGGCGACGGCCGTTCCCCGGTGGGTCGTGACAACGACCCGATCCGGCCCCACCGCCAGCTCTTCCGCCCGGTGGCCGAGCAGGTAGGTCGGATTCCACTGCGCGGCCTGCTCGACAAGGGCGTCCACGAGAACCTGCCCCTTGACCGCCGGAAAGCCGGCCACGTCAAAGATCATCTTTTCCGGGTACAGCGCCGTGACCTGGCCACCCGGTTCGGCCAGCGAGTCCATCAGCCCGACCGAGAAGGAGCGGAACCCGGCGTAGTAGGCGGCGAACAGCCCAGCCGGCCCGGCACCGATGATCAGCAGATCGATCTCGACCGGATCGCCGTCCAAGGCCTTCCTCCCCGACGTCCGCGACGTCCCGGAAACCGTAACCGACGAGGGACCGTCCCGGAGCTACCTGGGTAGCGTAAGGGCCGTGGATATCCACGGCGGCGAACGCCGGTTGCTCGACGCGACCCCCAAGGGGCTCTACATCGCTGGCCGGTGGCGGGAGGCGGCGGCGAGCTTCCCGGTCGAGGACCCGGCGACCGGTCGCACGCTGTGCGAGGTTGCCGATGCCGCCCCCGAGGATGGTCGCGCCGCGCTGGACGCGGCGTGCGCCGCAGCCGAATCGTGGGCTGCCACCGCTCCGCGCGAGCGTGGCGAGATCCTGCGCCGCGCGTATCAGCTGATGGTCGACCGCACCGCCGATCTCGGGCGGCTGATGACGCTGGAGATGGGCAAGTCGATCACCGAGTCCGAAGGAGAGATCAGCTACGCCGCCGAATTCTTCCGCTGGTTCGCCGAGGAGGCGGTGCGCGTCGCCGGCAGGTACGGCCGGGAACCCGCGGGCGGCTACCGGATCCTCACCACCCGGGGGCCGGTCGGATCGTGCCTGCTGATCACCCCGTGGAACTTCCCGGCCGCGATGGGAACCCGCAAGATCGCCCCAGCGATCGCCGCCGGCTGCACCATGATCATGAAGCCCGCCGCGCTGACCCCGCTCACCATGCTCGCGGTGGCGCAACTCCTCGAGGACGCTGGACTGCCGCCCGGCGTGTTAAACGTCGTCCCGACGACCTCGGCAGCGGCGGTGACCGGACCGCTGCTCGACGATCCCCGGCTCCGCAAGCTCTCCTTCACCGGGTCGACCGAAGTGGGACGTGACCTGCTCCGGCGCGCCGCCGGCAACCTGCTGCGGACCTCGATGGAGCTTGGCGGCAACGCACCGTTCGTCGTTTTCGAGGACGCGGACGTCGATCATGCGGTCGAGCAGGCGGTGATTGCCAAGATGCGGAACATCGGCCAGTCGTGCGTCGCGGCCAACCGGTTCCTCGTCGCACGGCCCCTCGTCGACACCTTCGCCCATGGGCTGGCCGACCGGATGGGCCGGCTGCGACTGGGCCCGGGGACTGCCCCCGGATCCGACGTCGGTCCGCTGGTGGAGGAGAAGGCCCGCACCAAGGTCACCGCACTGGTCGAGGACGCGGTGGCACGGGGAGCGAAGATCCTCACCGGCGGCGCGGTCCCGAGCGGGCCGGGCTGGTTCTACCCGCCGACGGTCCTGGTCGGGGTCCCGACCCAAGCCGACATGTTCCGCACCGAGATCTTCGGTCCGGTGGCGCCGATCTACGGTTTCGACACCGAGGCCGAGGGCATCGCCCTCGCCAACGACACCGAGTTCGGCCTGGTCTCCTACGCCTTCACCAGGGACCTTTCCCGCGGCTTGCGGGCGGTGGACCGGCTGCAGACCGGCATGGTCGGCCTCAACCGCGGGTTGCTCTCCAACCCGGCGGCGCCGTTCGGCGGGATCAAGCACTCGGGGATCGGTCGGGAGGGCGGCGCAGAGGGCAT
Proteins encoded in this window:
- a CDS encoding inositol monophosphatase family protein, with product MVGPDPADLLELAGNVARAAGALLRDRPVDLAVGTKSSPTDVVTVMDTAAERLILDRIRADRPDDAVLAEESGAAAGDSPVRWLVDPLDGTVNYLYRIPQYAVSIAAEIDGRVVAGVVYAPESDELFAACLGGGASCNGRPLRCSAQDDLAQALVATGFGYASARRARQAAVLGVVLPKVRDIRRFGAAALDLVAVGAGRVDAFYERGLRPWDLAAGGLIATEAGAVVGGLAGESAGEDLVIAAPPALFDELARLLAPLGADRDD
- a CDS encoding fumarate reductase/succinate dehydrogenase flavoprotein subunit; the protein is MSDHESHDYDVVVVGAGGSGLRAAIAAHEAGARTAVVCKSLLGKAHTVMAEGGIAAAMGNVWSEDNWQVHFRDTMRGGKMLNNWRMAQLHAQEAPARVWELEEWGALFDRTPEGLISQRDFGGHRYARLAHVGDRTGLEMIRTLQNRVLALGIDVFMECTVTQLLKDGDRISGAFGYWRESGRFIVFRAPAVILATGGIGKSFQITSNSWEYTGDGHSLALWAGGSLINMEFVQFHPTGMVWPPSVKGILITESVRGEGGVLRNSEGQRFMFDYIPEFFKEETADNEAEADRWYADHINNRRPPELLPRDEVARAINSEIKAGRGSPHGGVFLDIATRRSAPDILRRLPSMYHQFKELADVDITKEPMEVGPTCHYVMGGVEVDADTQAAIVPGLFAVGEVSGGMHGSNRLGGNSLSDLLVFGRRSGEHAAEYARELPDRPRVSEDVVDEAAVDAVAPFSQTGGENPYSVHKDLQQTMQALVGIVRRGDELEQALEEIQRLKERARQVCVEGHRQYNPGWHLALDLRSMLTVSECIARAALERQESRGGHTRDDHPRTDPDWGKINLVVTAANGTVQLSRQPLPTMPAELRELFEENA
- a CDS encoding ATP-binding cassette domain-containing protein, whose protein sequence is MSSLAVDAPADPLLSLAAVRVERGDATLLRDVDWTVRAGQRWVVLGPNGAGKTTLLEVAAAATSATSGRVSLFGEAVADADLDLLLPKVGWCSPALGSRLPGAELVVDTVMSAAYAGVARGDEPYDAVDDGRARALLALLGCRGFAERRYGSLSAGEQQRVQIARALMPDPELMLLDEPAAGLDLAGREALLRWLTRLALDPAAPALVLVTHHVEDIPVGMSHALLLRAGSVVAAGPIEHVLTGPALSACFGLPLDVEHSAGRYAARASLAPVGGSEALR
- a CDS encoding phosphoribosyltransferase family protein, whose amino-acid sequence is MTYADRADAGHALAAALHGYAGRDDVVVLGLPRGGVPVAAVVAEVLGARLDAFVVRKVGHPDQPELALGAVASAGVIVVNERVVRAAGLSPADVDRLVAAAQIELAAQEQAYRGDRPPLDLARQVAILVDDGVATGASMRAAAVAARRLRPARLVAAFPVAPAGAAVDLARFVDEVVCPLTPADFHSVGSYYLDFHPTPESSLPAMLAAARRVPPGSGSGWPNLEG
- a CDS encoding SRPBCC family protein — encoded protein: MQFEHVFTLPVPVEAARRALLDADVAGRCVPGATVDSVAADTVRGKFRVKVGPVQVTYRGEARYAEVDPEGQRILVEATGKETRGGGVASATVRLTLNPEASGTRVEVLTDLAVTGRSEQFGQGVFDKVGRRLVGQFAQELSARLTGAPAGPSQPPAAQGPPAPAPAPAPAPAPAPAPAPPIQDFGPLAERDAGPALTARLAPVGVALLALLLLLRRRRRRR
- a CDS encoding NAD(P)/FAD-dependent oxidoreductase, with product MDGDPVEIDLLIIGAGPAGLFAAYYAGFRSFSVGLMDSLAEPGGQVTALYPEKMIFDVAGFPAVKGQVLVDALVEQAAQWNPTYLLGHRAEELAVGPDRVVVTTHRGTAVAAKAVLITGGIGTFTPRPLPDGDGFEGRGLRYFVPKLDELAGLDVLIVGGGDSAFDWAQSLEPLARSVTLIHRRDKFRAHESTVAKVLASRCTVLTNHEVARIHGTDSITAVEILSNLTDEHRTLDVQSVVAALGFTADLGPMTRWGLNQEKRHIVVDTAMRTNLPRVFAAGDIAVYPGKVKLIAVGFGEAATAVNNAAPDIDPSLHVFPGHSSDVG
- a CDS encoding NAD-dependent succinate-semialdehyde dehydrogenase, producing the protein MDIHGGERRLLDATPKGLYIAGRWREAAASFPVEDPATGRTLCEVADAAPEDGRAALDAACAAAESWAATAPRERGEILRRAYQLMVDRTADLGRLMTLEMGKSITESEGEISYAAEFFRWFAEEAVRVAGRYGREPAGGYRILTTRGPVGSCLLITPWNFPAAMGTRKIAPAIAAGCTMIMKPAALTPLTMLAVAQLLEDAGLPPGVLNVVPTTSAAAVTGPLLDDPRLRKLSFTGSTEVGRDLLRRAAGNLLRTSMELGGNAPFVVFEDADVDHAVEQAVIAKMRNIGQSCVAANRFLVARPLVDTFAHGLADRMGRLRLGPGTAPGSDVGPLVEEKARTKVTALVEDAVARGAKILTGGAVPSGPGWFYPPTVLVGVPTQADMFRTEIFGPVAPIYGFDTEAEGIALANDTEFGLVSYAFTRDLSRGLRAVDRLQTGMVGLNRGLLSNPAAPFGGIKHSGIGREGGAEGIEEYLTLKYAAVGD